The Verrucomicrobium spinosum DSM 4136 = JCM 18804 genome includes a region encoding these proteins:
- a CDS encoding sensor histidine kinase, whose product MTLHLLVPAAVACFGMALIVVGYLRNEQQLQDRSRKELWDNAYREGTRLSHIAQHLLRKGLVQAADLEMSYVALSPHLALGVICDGEDVVRHASQIQWRGVPLKETPLKEIMPRLAGIRKELNGQVAIYPDGEVLWAVFPFFERTTTTPFVVVLAYDLVGPKQESTRLARHESISQSLGLLGGSLVLWMLLDTLITRRIARILVYAKQVASGRSPGVPATGGDEIGAVGQAFADTVSQLRSTEKQLLEAAEQERWRLGMDLHDDICQRIAAAQLKAGVLGVSLSRDQSPHSVLAKQVAEQLADAAEIARGYARGLAPATLDRDGLNAALRDMTAHLGKAFGVPMHHNTDPAVQELPDATQVHLFRIAQELATNAAKHARASFINVSLGFRDDVLELKVESDGRRFATESGATSGMGLQLVQQRVRALNGKLLFLERRESGGGTVALCEVPVPRRLDH is encoded by the coding sequence ATGACCCTCCATCTTCTCGTGCCAGCGGCCGTGGCCTGCTTTGGCATGGCCCTCATTGTGGTGGGATACCTGCGCAATGAACAGCAACTCCAGGATCGTTCGCGGAAAGAACTCTGGGACAATGCCTACCGTGAAGGCACCCGATTGTCCCATATCGCGCAACATTTGCTGCGCAAGGGGCTGGTGCAGGCGGCAGATCTGGAGATGAGCTATGTGGCACTGTCTCCTCACCTGGCCTTGGGGGTGATCTGCGATGGAGAGGATGTTGTGCGTCATGCGAGCCAGATCCAGTGGCGCGGAGTTCCGTTGAAGGAAACTCCTCTGAAGGAAATCATGCCACGTCTGGCGGGCATACGAAAAGAGTTGAACGGCCAGGTGGCCATCTACCCCGACGGGGAAGTGCTCTGGGCGGTGTTTCCGTTTTTCGAGCGCACCACCACCACCCCGTTTGTGGTGGTGCTGGCCTATGATCTGGTCGGGCCCAAGCAGGAGTCCACCCGTCTGGCGAGACACGAGTCAATTTCCCAGAGTTTGGGACTGCTGGGGGGATCTTTGGTGCTGTGGATGTTGCTGGATACTCTGATCACCCGGCGGATCGCCCGAATTCTTGTGTACGCGAAGCAAGTGGCATCTGGGCGGAGTCCGGGCGTCCCGGCAACCGGGGGGGATGAGATCGGGGCCGTGGGTCAGGCGTTTGCCGACACGGTAAGTCAGCTGCGTAGCACAGAGAAACAGTTGCTGGAAGCGGCGGAACAAGAACGCTGGCGCCTAGGGATGGATCTCCACGATGATATCTGTCAGAGAATCGCGGCGGCCCAGCTCAAAGCGGGAGTGCTGGGGGTCTCTTTGTCTCGGGATCAATCGCCGCACAGCGTGCTGGCGAAGCAGGTGGCTGAGCAGCTTGCCGATGCCGCGGAGATTGCACGTGGTTATGCCAGAGGGCTGGCGCCCGCCACGCTGGACCGGGATGGATTGAACGCTGCGCTACGCGACATGACGGCGCATCTGGGGAAGGCATTTGGGGTGCCCATGCACCACAACACGGATCCTGCGGTGCAGGAGTTGCCTGATGCCACCCAGGTACATCTCTTTCGCATTGCCCAAGAGCTGGCCACCAATGCGGCCAAGCATGCGAGGGCGAGCTTTATCAATGTCAGCCTTGGCTTTCGCGATGACGTGCTGGAATTAAAGGTGGAGAGCGACGGCAGGCGATTCGCCACGGAGTCAGGGGCGACGTCGGGGATGGGTTTGCAACTGGTCCAGCAGCGGGTTCGGGCTCTCAATGGCAAGTTGTTGTTCCTTGAACGCCGGGAATCGGGAGGGGGGACAGTCGCATTGTGTGAGGTGCCGGTGCCACGAAGGCTTGATCATTAA
- a CDS encoding type IV pilus twitching motility protein PilT has product MAQHDLIDYLNLVCQFGGSDLHLSAESPPMMRLNGILQPLTDEVLDAETCREIILGGLKESQRSRLEQEWELDFAIEVENLGRFRGTVYYVTSHLEGSFRHVPEHIPDLADLGHGPNVERMCDREHGLILIAGTSGSGKTTTLASMIQKVARERGGNIVSIEDPVEYVFKHHRGVVRQRQVGADTQSFVHALRSALRSDADVIVIGEMRDLESIRIAITAAETGHLVIGTLHTTDASTTVARILDAFPEEIQDYVSSQLAHSLIGVVCQHLITRLDQPGRVLATEVMTNNHGISACIRSRRFAQLPGLIQIGGNDGMHTIDDSLSHLLRHGFISLEDALARCRDKNMIHQANHQRQQAMRR; this is encoded by the coding sequence ATGGCTCAGCACGACCTCATCGACTATCTCAACCTGGTCTGCCAGTTTGGCGGCTCGGACCTGCATCTCAGTGCGGAATCACCTCCAATGATGAGGTTGAACGGCATTCTGCAACCCCTCACAGACGAGGTGCTGGATGCGGAGACCTGCCGGGAAATCATCCTGGGTGGTCTGAAGGAATCCCAGCGTTCCCGTCTGGAGCAGGAGTGGGAGCTGGACTTCGCCATTGAAGTGGAAAACCTGGGACGTTTCCGCGGCACGGTGTACTACGTGACCAGTCATCTGGAAGGTTCTTTCCGGCATGTGCCGGAGCATATTCCCGATCTGGCAGATCTTGGTCACGGCCCGAACGTGGAGAGGATGTGTGACCGGGAGCATGGGCTCATCCTTATCGCAGGGACGAGTGGATCTGGCAAGACCACCACCCTGGCCAGCATGATCCAGAAAGTGGCGCGTGAGCGTGGGGGCAACATCGTGTCCATCGAAGACCCTGTGGAGTACGTCTTCAAGCACCACCGCGGGGTGGTGCGGCAGAGGCAGGTGGGGGCTGACACCCAAAGCTTCGTGCATGCCCTGCGCAGTGCCCTCCGCTCAGATGCGGACGTGATCGTCATTGGAGAGATGCGCGACCTCGAGAGCATTCGCATCGCCATCACCGCGGCAGAGACGGGACACCTTGTCATTGGGACGCTGCACACCACGGATGCCAGCACGACGGTGGCGCGCATCCTTGATGCCTTTCCGGAAGAGATTCAGGACTATGTGAGCTCACAGCTTGCCCACAGTTTGATCGGGGTGGTCTGTCAGCACCTCATCACCCGTCTGGATCAACCTGGACGGGTCCTGGCGACGGAGGTCATGACCAACAACCACGGGATCTCTGCGTGCATTCGCAGTCGTCGTTTTGCCCAGCTCCCCGGCCTCATCCAAATTGGGGGAAACGACGGCATGCACACCATCGACGACAGCCTCAGCCACCTCCTCCGTCACGGATTCATTTCATTGGAGGACGCCCTCGCGCGCTGCCGCGACAAGAACATGATTCACCAGGCCAACCACCAGCGGCAGCAGGCAATGCGGCGTTGA
- a CDS encoding HNH endonuclease produces MGDVLHKTTVLVLNRNWQAIDIKTPADAFCMMAAGTATALDIAQGDSMSPTMWPEWLLLPVRESDNAVLTVHGPVRIPTVLVLARYDKVPKRRPKLSSRGIWDRDGGVCQYTGRKLTRDEGNIDHIMPRSRGGKTSWDNCVLADKRINSRKADRTPEEVGLKLQRKPGTPREMPSTYFIRNVHGVPDWEMFLE; encoded by the coding sequence ATGGGCGATGTCCTCCACAAGACGACGGTGCTGGTGCTTAACCGCAACTGGCAGGCGATCGACATCAAAACGCCGGCTGATGCTTTTTGCATGATGGCCGCCGGGACAGCCACGGCTTTGGACATCGCGCAGGGCGACAGCATGAGCCCCACCATGTGGCCTGAATGGCTGCTTCTGCCTGTGCGGGAGAGCGACAATGCGGTGCTGACCGTGCATGGGCCGGTGCGTATTCCAACCGTTCTGGTGCTGGCCCGTTATGACAAGGTGCCCAAGCGTCGGCCCAAGCTGAGCAGCCGTGGCATCTGGGATCGCGATGGGGGCGTTTGTCAGTACACAGGGAGGAAGCTCACCCGGGATGAGGGGAACATCGACCACATCATGCCGCGGTCGCGTGGTGGGAAAACGAGCTGGGACAACTGCGTGCTGGCGGACAAGCGCATCAACAGCCGCAAGGCGGACCGGACTCCTGAGGAGGTGGGGCTGAAGCTACAGCGCAAGCCAGGTACCCCACGAGAGATGCCTTCCACCTATTTCATTCGCAACGTTCATGGCGTTCCGGATTGGGAGATGTTCCTGGAGTAG
- a CDS encoding bifunctional UDP-3-O-[3-hydroxymyristoyl] N-acetylglucosamine deacetylase/3-hydroxyacyl-ACP dehydratase: MSDRQHTIAKAASLEGTSLHTGEKVTLTLQPAPADFGIKFRRVDLEDRPFIPASVEKVQKVERATTIAEGGVNVHTVEHVISALVGMGVDNAIVEMDANEPPIADGSSLPFVELIKKAGLQAQDEPRRVFEVREPLHLESRDGSLLTIVPDKKFRISCTHVGPEGRTTQFYSTEINPTTYEKEIAPARTFVFYEDIAPLLEKGLIKGGTLESAVVIRGDTALSKHPLRFKEEFVRHKILDIVGDLALFGRRIKGHVIAVRPGHGPNTEMARELLRTYNEMRAMVPVPIQIPSGEAVLNINEVMKILPHRYPFLMVDRIVGFEGESKCTGVKNVTINEPFFQGHFPGHPIMPGVLQLEAMAQVASIQLLRAPENQGKIGYFMSADNVKWRRPVLPGDILFIETELLKVKRSIGTARGRCIVNGQVVSEADLMFALMDR; this comes from the coding sequence ATGTCAGACCGCCAACACACGATCGCCAAAGCCGCCTCCCTGGAAGGGACCTCCCTGCACACTGGGGAAAAGGTCACCCTGACGCTGCAACCCGCCCCTGCGGATTTTGGCATCAAGTTCCGTCGTGTGGACTTGGAGGACCGCCCTTTCATACCGGCCTCCGTGGAAAAAGTGCAGAAGGTGGAGCGTGCCACCACCATCGCTGAAGGCGGCGTGAACGTCCATACGGTGGAGCACGTGATCAGCGCCCTGGTCGGCATGGGAGTGGACAATGCCATCGTGGAAATGGACGCCAACGAGCCACCCATCGCGGACGGCAGTTCCCTCCCCTTCGTCGAGCTGATCAAGAAAGCCGGCCTCCAGGCGCAGGATGAGCCCCGCCGCGTATTCGAAGTGCGGGAACCCCTCCACCTTGAATCCCGTGACGGAAGCTTGCTGACCATTGTCCCGGACAAAAAGTTCCGTATTTCCTGCACCCACGTGGGCCCGGAAGGCCGCACCACCCAGTTTTATTCTACCGAGATCAATCCCACGACCTACGAAAAGGAGATCGCCCCGGCGCGCACCTTTGTGTTCTATGAGGATATTGCCCCCCTTCTGGAGAAGGGCCTCATCAAAGGCGGCACGCTGGAAAGCGCCGTGGTCATCCGCGGTGACACCGCCCTGAGCAAGCACCCCCTCCGGTTCAAGGAAGAATTCGTCCGCCACAAGATCCTCGACATCGTGGGTGATCTGGCCCTCTTCGGCCGCCGCATCAAGGGGCACGTCATCGCCGTGCGCCCGGGCCATGGCCCCAACACGGAGATGGCCCGCGAGCTGCTCCGCACCTACAATGAGATGCGCGCCATGGTGCCGGTGCCCATCCAGATCCCCTCTGGAGAAGCCGTCCTCAATATCAATGAGGTGATGAAGATCCTCCCCCACCGTTATCCGTTCCTCATGGTGGACCGCATTGTCGGCTTCGAAGGCGAGAGCAAGTGCACAGGCGTCAAGAACGTCACCATCAATGAGCCCTTCTTCCAGGGGCACTTCCCCGGGCATCCCATCATGCCAGGCGTGCTTCAACTCGAAGCCATGGCCCAGGTGGCCTCCATCCAGCTCCTCCGCGCCCCGGAAAACCAGGGCAAAATCGGCTACTTCATGAGCGCGGACAACGTAAAATGGCGTCGCCCCGTGCTCCCCGGAGACATTCTCTTCATCGAGACGGAATTGCTCAAGGTAAAACGCTCCATCGGCACGGCAAGAGGACGCTGCATTGTCAACGGACAGGTGGTAAGCGAAGCCGACCTCATGTTCGCCTTGATGGACCGTTGA
- the lpxA gene encoding acyl-ACP--UDP-N-acetylglucosamine O-acyltransferase produces the protein MPESQIHPTAVIDPSARLGAGVVVGPYCIIGPDVELGDGCWLQNHVTLCGPSRIGARNKFYAYTSIGQQTQDLKYAGEPTWLEVGDNNVFREFCTVNRGTLPHTKTTVGSHNNFLAYSHIAHDCVVGSHVIFSNNGTLAGHVTVEDHVILGGLTAVHQFCRIGQHAITGGCSKIVQDVVPFTIVDGNPARARGVNMVGLQRHGRSEAQIRALRQAYKTLYRSKLNISQALEQLRQETADRDLEHLITFVAASQRGIVGAGKE, from the coding sequence ATGCCTGAGTCACAGATTCATCCCACCGCCGTTATTGACCCTTCCGCCCGCTTGGGCGCAGGAGTGGTCGTCGGCCCCTACTGCATTATCGGTCCTGATGTCGAGCTGGGGGACGGCTGTTGGCTGCAAAATCACGTCACCCTCTGCGGCCCCAGCCGCATCGGTGCGCGGAACAAATTTTACGCCTACACCTCGATCGGCCAGCAGACGCAGGACTTGAAATACGCCGGTGAACCCACCTGGCTGGAGGTCGGGGACAACAATGTCTTCCGCGAATTTTGCACGGTGAACCGCGGCACCCTGCCCCACACGAAGACCACCGTGGGCAGTCACAACAACTTCCTCGCCTACAGCCACATCGCCCACGATTGCGTGGTAGGTAGCCACGTCATCTTTTCCAACAACGGCACCCTGGCTGGCCACGTCACCGTGGAAGACCACGTCATCCTGGGCGGGCTCACCGCGGTGCATCAGTTCTGCCGGATCGGCCAGCACGCCATCACCGGCGGTTGCTCAAAGATCGTGCAGGATGTCGTTCCCTTCACGATTGTGGACGGCAATCCGGCCCGCGCCCGCGGCGTGAACATGGTCGGTCTCCAGCGCCACGGCCGCAGCGAAGCCCAAATCCGCGCCCTCCGTCAGGCTTACAAAACCCTGTATCGCAGCAAGCTCAACATCAGCCAGGCTTTGGAACAGCTTCGCCAGGAGACTGCTGACCGGGATTTGGAGCATTTGATCACCTTCGTCGCAGCCAGCCAGCGAGGGATCGTCGGAGCTGGGAAAGAATAG
- a CDS encoding 3-deoxy-D-manno-octulosonic acid transferase produces the protein MPRTLVLLCYNLILPIMLLVMLPGAIKKMRARGGRWRDLWQRLGFFSESARAKLDDLRRSHAEVIWVHAVSVGEVGIAVKLVHELVRQRSRVGIVITTTTPTGMAQAEKLAAELPGHVVPLYSPLDGWFVVRRCLSAIRPTQIVLVEAEVWPNLVQAASRRAIPVRLVNARLSPRSERRYRQLRALVRPIFTLLEEVMVQEPEDVERWLSLGLDPARVAWTGSIKFDEVGDREPVEQIAEFRRILEREGIRLTRPVLLAASTHAGEEEEIARVYLRLRGEHPALFLMLVPRHVERAAEIQQRLGAMELKVRRRSMVDREQAAAPDCLLVDTTGELKAWQGLATLVVVGKSFLATGGQNPAEAVMLGKPVLFGPHMENFSALVRVLLLRQGAAQVADFAALHGHLDHLLRHPQEAQAMAHAGREALRAHAGATARTAARLLIQEKKKS, from the coding sequence ATGCCGAGAACCCTGGTGCTGCTGTGTTACAATCTGATCCTGCCGATCATGCTCCTGGTGATGCTGCCGGGGGCGATCAAGAAGATGCGAGCCCGGGGCGGTCGCTGGCGTGATCTCTGGCAGAGGTTGGGCTTCTTCTCCGAGTCAGCGCGGGCGAAACTGGACGACTTGCGCCGCTCCCATGCTGAAGTGATCTGGGTGCACGCGGTAAGCGTGGGGGAGGTGGGCATCGCGGTGAAGCTGGTGCACGAACTGGTGCGGCAGAGGTCCCGAGTGGGGATCGTGATCACGACCACGACTCCCACGGGCATGGCACAGGCGGAGAAACTGGCGGCGGAACTTCCGGGCCACGTCGTTCCCCTCTACAGTCCGCTGGACGGCTGGTTTGTGGTGCGTCGTTGTCTGTCGGCCATCCGGCCCACGCAGATCGTGCTGGTGGAGGCGGAGGTGTGGCCCAATCTGGTGCAGGCAGCCTCGCGCCGGGCTATCCCGGTGCGGCTCGTGAACGCACGCCTGTCCCCTCGCTCCGAAAGGCGCTACCGACAGCTGCGAGCCCTGGTGAGGCCGATCTTCACCCTGCTGGAGGAGGTGATGGTGCAGGAGCCAGAGGATGTGGAGCGTTGGCTTTCGCTGGGGCTGGATCCTGCGCGGGTGGCCTGGACGGGCAGCATCAAGTTTGATGAGGTCGGTGACCGGGAACCGGTGGAGCAGATCGCGGAGTTTCGCCGGATCCTGGAGCGTGAGGGGATCCGCCTCACTCGTCCCGTCCTGCTGGCCGCCAGCACCCATGCGGGGGAGGAAGAGGAAATTGCCAGGGTTTACCTGCGGCTGCGGGGGGAGCATCCCGCGCTCTTCCTGATGCTGGTGCCGCGCCATGTGGAGCGGGCGGCGGAGATTCAGCAGCGGCTGGGGGCGATGGAGCTGAAAGTGCGGCGGCGAAGCATGGTGGACCGCGAGCAGGCCGCTGCTCCGGACTGCCTGCTGGTGGATACGACCGGAGAGCTGAAGGCATGGCAGGGGCTGGCCACGCTGGTGGTGGTTGGGAAGAGTTTCCTCGCCACGGGCGGGCAGAATCCCGCAGAGGCAGTCATGCTGGGCAAGCCGGTCCTGTTCGGCCCGCACATGGAAAACTTCAGTGCCCTCGTGCGCGTGCTTCTGCTCCGGCAGGGGGCCGCCCAGGTGGCGGATTTTGCGGCCCTGCACGGGCATCTGGACCATCTTCTGCGACATCCGCAGGAGGCTCAGGCCATGGCACATGCAGGCCGCGAGGCACTGCGTGCCCATGCAGGGGCGACGGCCCGCACGGCTGCCCGTCTGCTGATCCAAGAAAAGAAGAAAAGTTGA
- a CDS encoding type IV pilus twitching motility protein PilT — MSSSLSIDSLLEAAEQHQVSDLFLQEGELPRFKINEQLMVYGEEPLGLPQILSLWQACGADPATDMDRDSGLISQNHVRFRVNLHRTMGRLGAVLRRIKTQIPSLDTLGVPVDLLTRWASRNFGLVLVTGPTGTGKSTTIASLLQWVNQNLARHVVTIEDPVEYVFTNDMSHFTQREVGRDTGSFAQGLRGAMRQAPDAIFVGEIRDFDTALTALQASETGHLVLATLHSERVSDTMERFLNLFPKDQAGVGTHMLSSQLVGVLCQKLVPRTDGGLHLLVEHIENVGAIRDWISQRDSAHIQDFLRKGSDAMTRAFMHSTMAAFDAGLITEATAVEALGSETEFRRAARGIRG, encoded by the coding sequence ATGTCATCTTCTCTGAGCATTGACTCCCTTCTCGAGGCCGCGGAACAGCACCAGGTCAGCGACCTGTTTCTCCAGGAGGGGGAATTGCCGCGATTCAAGATCAACGAACAGCTGATGGTTTATGGGGAGGAGCCGTTGGGGTTGCCTCAGATCCTGTCGCTCTGGCAGGCCTGCGGCGCAGATCCCGCCACGGACATGGACCGTGATTCGGGTCTGATCTCCCAGAATCATGTGCGCTTTCGTGTGAATCTGCACCGCACCATGGGCCGCCTGGGGGCGGTGTTGCGGCGGATCAAGACGCAGATTCCCTCCCTGGACACGCTGGGCGTGCCGGTGGACCTGCTGACCCGCTGGGCATCGCGAAACTTTGGCCTGGTCCTGGTGACCGGGCCGACGGGGACTGGGAAGTCCACGACGATCGCCTCCCTTCTCCAGTGGGTGAATCAGAATCTGGCCAGGCACGTGGTCACGATCGAAGATCCGGTCGAGTATGTCTTCACAAATGACATGAGCCACTTCACCCAGCGCGAGGTGGGGCGGGATACGGGCTCTTTCGCCCAGGGATTGCGGGGCGCGATGCGCCAGGCGCCGGATGCCATTTTTGTGGGAGAAATCCGCGACTTCGACACCGCTCTGACGGCCCTGCAGGCGTCTGAAACCGGGCACCTCGTGCTGGCGACGCTGCACTCCGAGCGGGTGAGCGACACCATGGAGCGATTTTTAAACCTTTTCCCCAAGGATCAAGCCGGAGTGGGCACTCACATGCTTTCCAGCCAGCTGGTGGGCGTGCTCTGCCAAAAGCTGGTGCCCCGCACCGATGGTGGTCTGCATCTTCTGGTGGAGCACATCGAAAACGTGGGGGCCATTCGTGATTGGATCTCCCAGAGAGACTCCGCGCACATCCAGGATTTTCTCCGAAAAGGGTCGGATGCCATGACGCGAGCCTTTATGCACAGCACGATGGCTGCCTTTGATGCGGGACTCATCACTGAAGCCACGGCGGTAGAAGCGCTGGGCAGTGAGACTGAATTCCGCAGGGCGGCTCGCGGCATCCGGGGCTGA
- the rsmD gene encoding 16S rRNA (guanine(966)-N(2))-methyltransferase RsmD, whose translation MRIIAGRAGGIHLKVPAMVARPTADRVREALFSMLGDLVQEARVLDLFAGSGALGLECLSRGAKEALFVEQHGSAATLIQENLSKTKLAGGKVTKADAFAALRRLADTGAKFDLVFADPPYTKKPGDTDFAGLLLANESLPKVLAPGGWLVLETMVTKRDSGVIPNWEVVRDRSYGSTRILLLQLPTISDAENPGAAVLQSDPADHAPGDAAGGDQEDASPGRSLA comes from the coding sequence ATGAGAATCATCGCAGGCCGCGCTGGCGGCATTCACCTCAAAGTACCCGCCATGGTGGCCCGCCCCACCGCAGACCGGGTGCGGGAGGCGTTGTTTTCGATGCTGGGCGACCTGGTGCAGGAAGCCAGGGTGCTGGATCTCTTTGCAGGTTCCGGTGCTCTGGGCCTGGAGTGCTTGAGCAGAGGGGCGAAGGAAGCGCTGTTTGTGGAACAGCATGGGTCCGCCGCCACGCTCATCCAGGAGAACCTGAGCAAGACGAAGCTCGCCGGCGGCAAGGTGACGAAGGCGGATGCCTTTGCGGCTCTGCGTCGGCTGGCCGATACCGGTGCGAAGTTTGACCTTGTGTTTGCCGATCCTCCTTATACGAAAAAACCGGGGGATACAGACTTTGCCGGATTGCTGCTGGCCAACGAATCCCTCCCGAAGGTGCTGGCACCGGGGGGATGGCTGGTGCTGGAAACCATGGTGACAAAACGCGACAGCGGGGTTATTCCGAACTGGGAGGTGGTGCGTGATCGTTCCTATGGCTCCACCCGCATTCTGCTGCTGCAACTTCCGACAATATCCGATGCCGAGAACCCTGGTGCTGCTGTGTTACAATCTGATCCTGCCGATCATGCTCCTGGTGATGCTGCCGGGGGCGATCAAGAAGATGCGAGCCCGGGGCGGTCGCTGGCGTGA
- a CDS encoding response regulator → MTIQIPEPTRRKSDPTCRVGIVEDHTFMQEGMKVFVESLPGFECAWLAGTAAEAVEKIAQDEPNVLIVDITLPDRSGLELIKDLHATHNQMHVLVVSMHEEDLYAERALKAGAKGYIMKNAPHDVFESALTRVSQGGVAVSHKMTDRVLMAFSSGVQPRPDSGLHNLSDREFEVFQHLGEGKSTHQVAESMRISPKTVDVHRMNIKNKLNLEDGAAVTRYAIRWAEARKHGAVE, encoded by the coding sequence ATGACGATTCAAATTCCCGAGCCCACCCGCCGCAAGAGCGACCCGACCTGCAGGGTCGGCATAGTGGAGGACCATACTTTCATGCAGGAAGGCATGAAAGTCTTTGTTGAGAGTCTGCCAGGCTTCGAGTGCGCCTGGCTGGCGGGCACGGCCGCAGAGGCGGTGGAGAAAATCGCACAGGATGAACCCAATGTTCTGATTGTGGACATCACGCTTCCAGACCGGAGCGGCCTGGAACTGATCAAGGACCTGCATGCCACACACAATCAGATGCATGTGCTGGTGGTCTCCATGCACGAGGAGGATCTCTACGCTGAGAGGGCGCTCAAGGCGGGAGCCAAAGGATACATCATGAAAAATGCACCCCACGATGTGTTTGAGAGTGCTTTAACTCGTGTCTCGCAAGGAGGGGTGGCAGTTAGTCATAAAATGACTGACCGGGTGCTGATGGCGTTCTCCTCCGGGGTGCAACCCCGGCCTGATAGCGGGCTCCACAACCTGAGCGACCGGGAATTTGAGGTGTTTCAGCATCTGGGTGAGGGCAAAAGCACCCATCAGGTGGCTGAATCAATGCGGATCAGTCCCAAGACGGTGGACGTGCACCGCATGAACATCAAGAACAAGCTGAACCTGGAGGATGGCGCCGCCGTGACCCGCTACGCCATCCGCTGGGCTGAGGCTCGCAAGCATGGGGCTGTGGAATAG
- a CDS encoding ABC transporter substrate-binding protein, with protein sequence MLPAPGVRKGGAMSEKEAGRVAERLQQGWIWTVGGLLAASAFLLYGTFTWHPPEEIRPLKVAIGVWPGSETLVYARETGMLPRDEVQLVEMSWSSATKVAFANRVVDAAVVSLDEVLRLLESRNDLKVVMVFGFSRGGDALLARPEIHDLAGLRGRKVGVELNSVGSFVLSTALEKAGLPEGVIEAVSMNLAEMETAYLAGELDAVVTGEPWTTRLEAKGAVELFSSRETDRDVCRVLVVREDVLAERQSDFVRLVAAHFRSRQMLGAGGDPAALAVIKRRMGVSDEDYKKLLANMDMPDAGENRRLLGGGLPTLKSLANSVAKKMVRQKLLAESHPAEDWITAECLTE encoded by the coding sequence GTGCTCCCTGCACCGGGGGTGCGAAAGGGGGGGGCGATGAGCGAGAAGGAAGCAGGCAGAGTGGCGGAGCGACTTCAGCAGGGCTGGATCTGGACCGTAGGGGGGCTGCTGGCGGCCTCGGCTTTCTTGCTCTACGGGACGTTTACCTGGCACCCTCCAGAGGAAATTCGCCCATTGAAGGTGGCAATCGGCGTTTGGCCAGGATCTGAGACGCTTGTCTATGCTAGGGAAACTGGGATGTTACCGCGAGATGAAGTGCAGCTGGTGGAGATGTCGTGGTCTTCCGCCACGAAAGTCGCTTTCGCGAACCGGGTGGTGGATGCAGCGGTCGTCTCACTGGATGAGGTGTTGAGACTGCTGGAAAGCAGGAATGATCTCAAGGTGGTGATGGTCTTTGGTTTCTCCAGGGGTGGGGATGCTTTATTGGCACGACCGGAAATCCATGACCTCGCAGGTCTGCGGGGCAGGAAGGTGGGCGTGGAATTGAACTCTGTGGGCTCTTTTGTCTTGAGCACGGCTTTGGAGAAAGCAGGGCTGCCCGAGGGCGTGATCGAGGCGGTGTCGATGAATCTGGCGGAAATGGAGACGGCTTATCTGGCCGGTGAACTGGATGCGGTGGTGACCGGTGAGCCGTGGACCACCAGGCTGGAAGCCAAGGGCGCCGTAGAGCTCTTCAGCAGCCGCGAAACGGACCGGGATGTGTGTCGCGTACTGGTAGTCCGGGAGGACGTGCTGGCAGAGCGGCAATCCGACTTTGTCCGGCTGGTTGCGGCCCATTTCAGGTCCAGGCAGATGCTTGGAGCCGGTGGGGATCCCGCTGCTCTGGCTGTCATCAAGCGCCGTATGGGGGTTTCGGATGAGGACTACAAAAAGTTGCTGGCCAACATGGACATGCCGGATGCCGGCGAGAATCGCCGCCTGCTTGGGGGTGGGCTCCCGACCTTGAAGTCGCTGGCCAACAGTGTGGCGAAGAAGATGGTGCGGCAGAAACTGCTGGCTGAATCCCACCCGGCTGAAGACTGGATAACAGCGGAATGTCTGACAGAGTGA